The region CATGCCCCCTCTGGAGCAGTTCATGGAGGTGTCGTTTGAGGAACGGAGGAATCTCTTGTACAGGGACATTGAGCGAGGGGACATTGTGATAGGCAGGATCAACTCCATCAGGGACTTTGGCTTCTTTGTAACTTTGATCTGCATGGGAGGTGGACTAGAGCGAGACATAGAGGATCTGGAGCTCACGGTAGGGTTTGTGGCTTCGGCCTGGTGGTCAGTGTGCACTATTGAAGAAATAGGAGTAAGTGGTAGCCTCTTTCTCTGCTTTATTTCTCTCCTCAGGCCCTGTGTCCCCTTAGAGATGTACCTTCTAATGGCAATCATGATGATCCGCTATCATACTATCAGCTTAATGATTTGATAAGAGGTGAATGCACAGTGCACACTAGCTAACTTTGTGTTGTACATTTAAACAACTTATCACAAAACTGCATTGTGAACATAAGTCAACAAACTGAACCATGTACCATGTGCTGTTCTCTAGCTGGAGTGAAGGACATTGACCGATACCATGAGAAGATAACCATTTCACTTCAGCCCTCCTCCCTCAGCCCAAATCTGATGAACCTAAAGCTTGGAGTTTTTAGTAGAGATGATCTGCCACTTCAATACAGGTAAGACAGATATAACTATTTTTCTGCCAACTAGAATATGATAGAACTTAGGCTACATCTTTGCTCATTGTATTGTTTTCATTGTTTTACCCAGTCGCAGTGTGAGGGTTGCAAACGACAACACTGAAACCTATGAGAGGGTTTTAGAGGGTTCTCTTGGCTACTCCAATCCGTCTAATGTGGAATATCTCCTGGGGAAGATTGGGGTCAGTGACACACAGCCTCCCTCACTCATGAGAGGGCTACAGAGGTGAGAAGACAAACTTGTTGTTTTGCTATTCTTCAGAAGACACGCTTTCCATAAATTGATATCTGTAGCCCCCTTTTATCAGTACTTGACTGTATTTTGGGACTCTCCTTTACAGCAAACATTTCCTTGAGGAGGACTTTGCCACAACTATCCGAAAGAAGCAGTCTGTATCCTGGGCTCTTAAATGGTATGCCTGACATTTTAACTTTTTTTGCATTTTGACATTTGCAACAGCATGTCACTAAATCTCTGCTAGCTGAATGTTTGCAGAATGAATGAACTGGTCCTGATCTTTCTTTCTTTGTCAATATGTCTGCGCAACAGTGTAAGGGTTGGTGTGGACCACTTCAAATCTGGCCGCCATGTCGAAGCAATGAATGAATATAACAAGGCCTTAGAGATCGACACTAACAATGTGGAAGCCCTTGTGGCACGTGGTGCACTGTGAGTAGCCATCTTATTTTATTGATAATGTGGTCGATCATTAACAATCTAATAGTCAGCACTCCTAGCCTACACTCTGCTAGTTATCTCTGTTGACCACAGGTTTTTGAAACGTGATGTTGTTTAATTGTCATATAAAATGTAGTTGTGGTCCTACAGCTAATATACATTTGCCATTTGATTTCCCAGGTATGCTAACAAAGGGAGTTTGCTGAAGGCAATAACTGACTTTGAGCTTGCATTGGAAAGCTGCCCAACCCACAGAAATGCAAAGAAATACCTATGCCAGACCCTGGTTGAGCGAGGTGGCCAGTAAGTAGGAATGTTTATCCACTTCCTTTATTATCTTGTGTGCACTGAAGTGATTTACAAGCAACAACCCTTCCACTGAAAAAAAACTTTCATTCTGTTAGACTGGAGGAGGAAGAAAAGCTAGTCACAGCTGAAGGTCTCTATAGAAAAGCCCTGGCCCTAGACGACTCCTTCCAGGACGCCAAGGAAGCATTGAAAAAAATAGAGCTGCTTATCCAGGTGAGCTGGAACATTCCATGGCAATGCCAACTATTCCTCATATGACTGATCATTGAACATTATGAACTatgaacattttggggaaaagggCCAGTGAAAGGTTCTGTGTCGTTAGCGTGCTTGGAGTAACACACAGGGAACCTTGTAATACTGAttaagtgttttgttgtgtgCTTGTCTGATCTGGGATCCTGCCCTTTGACTCTACCCGACTGCCTTGATTGTCGCTTGTCTATTGGGGGAACAAACAACCTTACAACTGGAATGAAAATGGTTGGTACGCTGGACCTGGTCTCAATGCGGTAAATGTAAACCCTTTTTGTCCACCTGGAAAAATTAACATTTGTTCTCTGCTTGTAATTGTGATTTCTGGATCATGCTATGGTAAACATGTCTGTGTATATGCCTTTTTCCCCCTTGTCCTTATCCATTCAAATTAATTGATGGTATGTTTTTCACATTGCTGGTTTCCTCCCTTTATAATTTTTCATCTCTTGAAAACGGGTAAAATTTTACTGTGAAAATGACTGCTTTAAAGAAATCGCTCAAACTGAGAGAAGAGGCAGCTGCAAAGGAAGCGGAAAAAGCTAAGAATGTGGAGACAAGTGCAGAAAAATTGCGTAAGAtcttaaaagaagaaaaaaggtaCATCCATACCAATCCGTCAGAAAGGTAACCTGGTAAACTGTCAGCTCATCGGTTGTCTTGTAAAACAAAATACATACACGTAATTTAATTTGGCGAAATATTATCATTCATCATTTAAGTTGATCACAAATATAACCTATTTCATATGTAGCTACATGGTTTGTCTGCTATAACTCCCTCTAGAATGAAAAGGAAACAGAAGagatcctcctcttcatcatcgtcttcctcctcttcttccgaCCGATCCTCCTCGGGTCGCAGGAAGTCAAAGAAAAAGAAGCGCAAACACAGACGGTCATCTCGAGGGAAGAAACACCAGCAGGTATCATCCAGGGACAACAGGAGTGTGGCTGATGACGAGGAGGAGTGGTACCCTGCCCCGCCCAACACCTCCGCCTCCTTCCTGGATCAGAAATCTAGCGTGGTTAGGCCGTTTGAGGGGCCAGAGAGGACTGAAGAAGGCAGTCAGCCCCCCAGCAAGGGCAGGAGCCACTCATACCGCTCTTTATCATCAGTGTCCGACGCTCCGGACAGCAGCAGGTTTGAAGATGACCCTTTTGACTCCTCTCCTCAGCGAGCTGAGGGCAGCAAGGGAAAAGGTGTCCGTGGTGACAAGACCAGTGATGGAGACGTGAAGAAGAGGGAAGGCTCCAGGGGCCAGGAGGATCAAAGTGGCCTACAAGATGTTCCCAGCTCATTGGAGAAAGTCAAACACAGAAGAATGTCCTCCTCATCTGCCGGCTCAGAGCATTCCCGCAAATCTGACCAGTACACCAACGACCTCCCATCACAGTCCCACATATCCACTTACAGGCGATCAGATAGTGGGAAGTATGGTAGCACAGCGCGAGGCGATaagaaagagcaggagaggggCACCCGAAGGTCTGATGGAGGAGATTACAGGTCTTCCACTGATGCCACTCGGAATGGTAAGGGATCATCCGCAGGAGGAAGTCAGAAAAAAGAGCTGCCAACTAATCTCCTAGATCTCTTCAGCCAGATAGCCCAGTTTGAGAGGGAGAAATGTGTCAAGCCGAAAAAGTGAATTCAGCTTTTCTGAGATGCTTTTACCTTATGTCATAAAAACGATAAACTAATGCTATTCTAATGTTGGACAAAGTTGTAGTGACCAAGCTGTCATAATTTAGAATTTAGTGTTGGTGATATCAAACATTTtcctctgaaatgtttattgttatttctgtGATCAATACAATGCCTTAATATTATGAGATTACATTTTCTGTGAAAGGATGTTTTTTTATGTGCCAgaaagcaaatgaaagaccagTTAAGATGTCTTCTTTTGGCTTGCAgctggaaaaatgtatttccttTGATTGAATAATTGTGTATTTTCCTCTTAGTACAATGTACTCTGTATTACCAAGTACCATCAGGAAACTCACAAATCAGATCTATTGAGAAAGATCTGAGAAAAATGTGCCATTCTTTTCTATTGCTGGTAGTAGATTGGAAGATGTCATTTAATGACTGATAACACATTTCCATGTGTGAATCTTTTTCAATAAATGGCCTACGAGCTTTGCCCAAAATGTCCAAGCTTGATTTGTTGTTTGGTTGAAGCATCAACGTGGTTATtttgtcttagactgctgcgccactcggaagccgtaaggcactgcatctcagtgctagaggcgtcactacagacaccctggttcagaggggcgtcactacagaccctggttcagaggtctaaggcactgcatctcagtgcgagaggcgtcactacagtccctggttcgaatccaggctatatcaaattcggccgtgattgggagtcccatagggaggcgcacaattggtccaagTTTGGCTGGGGAAGgcagtcattgtaagtaagaatttgttcttaactgacttgcctagtttaaataaaggttaaaaaataaattgtaaaaCTTAGTATCATAAGTTCTCCAAAATACTGTTGTGTTAGCCTTGTCTGGATCTCTTACTGTTACAATTCTGGTCTCTCACTTCAGTGTTGAGACATTTattttatgtccaatggctgctTGGTGAGCTATTTTATGTCAAATTGCATGATTTAATAACTAGACACAGCATCCTTGCAAAGAGCATAACTTTAATGCAAACAGCCAAAGTGGCTTATTTACAGCTTAGTTTAAACGTCTTACTCCATCATCATACTGCACATCAGTTAAATATGTTTTTAGTTCATCTTGTTACAAGGGATTACTCACTAATTCACAGGCACAGCTATTTAGTCTGTCAAATATGTCACTCTTAAATGCCCTAATATGTTTCAATAAACTGGTCCCTTTAACACTAATCATGTTATCCACTGTTTACTCTgaggtgtgtgtatttttttaatctatgCTGGGTGGACTAATATTTTATTCCAATAGAGTGCACTCCTTTGATCAGAATAACATATTACATGTATGAAGGATCCTGCAGTTCCCCATGCCTATTTTCTCACATGACTTTTCATATTTTTACCTGATGATTGTATGAAATACAGATGTAATATATCCTGGTGCCAAGCTCAACTGAAAACATGCATTTTTGAGACTTTCCACTGGAGGGCAGTACAGCACTAGCTCtgcaaatagttttttttaagtaCTGTATGGCCAATTATAAcgatggtaaaaaaatatatattttggcatTTTTCCTTCACAGATAAATTACATCAAGCTTAACGTCACATTCACCCTAAtagtaaaaatgtattgaaaattattattttatgagAAGTGTCTTCTAgttatgacaaaaatgtacatatCTCCATATCAATCAGAGAACGTAATAAATGTTCACCTTGCTTTGAAAATACTGGGTTTcataggctgcatttacacaggcagcccaattcagatatttTGCCCAATTAGGGGCAAAAGACCAAGGAGTGAAAAAAAAGACTggaattgggctgtctgtgtaaacgcagctTTCGAGGTCTAATAAGTTATAGTCAACCTTGTATGTACACTTCAAAAGCACATCCTCCCTACGTTGTCTCACAATAACAATATTGCCTATTTAACAAAGAGATAGGGGTAGAAATCATATTGTACCAGGGGTCACTTTAGATGCTGGAGATTTGCATGCATGGCAGGGATCTGACTGGTTCATCTCCCTCAAACTCACAAAGGCCTTTTCATTGCATCACGTCAGCATGAACACATTCACTGGCTCTCTGGTAATGTAGGGCCACAGTCCATGGTGGTAATGTATTGCCCCCACCACTCTCCAAACGTGTACTGATCTGCACAGCCGAGGAGCAACGGTCTTGCATCAACTGACAACTAGCAAAGGTTTTTTTTCCTTTCAGGTCATTTGATTTACTAAACATTTTTCTCTGTTTCCCTTGGGAATAAACAGGTTAAGCCTTATTGTCTGAAGGACCTTGGATGAGTCTCAGTGATGGCACTAGCCTCTGGAGGCTCTGGCGACCCTGGCTTAAGGGCAGGCCTGACTGCCTTTTGATGGAACTGCAGATTTTTGCATTTGAGAATCATTCATTCCCTTTCTTTGACTCATAGATGGAAGAAACAGTGTTCCTTTTCAAGAAggggattctatttctatgaagTCATTCTTTCATGGGGCAATCAGACAGTTGAGCATGCAGAGATGAGACGTTTTAAATTAATGTCAGAAAAAAAAttcttccataaaaaaaaaaagtattacatcGAATTCTTAGAGCATGACAATATGGTGGTTTGAAAATGAAAAGTAAATGGAAGTGGTGCCCTTAAGTTCTTGGATAAttagaaatgtaaaacttttTTCATCCCCAGCATATCAACCTCAGGCAGGTGTTCAATCAAACCCGCACTGCAACAGCCCTACCACTGCATAGGTCTTTAACTATGTATCCAAAGGAAATGTACTGCATGTACCACACAAGGCTAACTTGAGTTGATTTTATTTTCTAATAGAAAAATATTTAAATGGAATTCTTGTAAAAGCACTCTGAATCTGCCCTCATTCAAACACTTATTATTTGCCTGACAAGTTGTTGTTTTCCTCACAGCACAGCTACAAGCATTCCAGGTTTCCTTTTAGATTGGTATCTTTCAACCATTGAGGTTTTGCTATTGTCTCCTGCAAAAGCAGGGGACAGGTTGTACAGCAAAAGGAAATATGAATCCAGTGACAAATACATTCTGATACACACATAGAAGAAGTCTGCAAATTCCTTTGTGTGTGAACTTAAAACGATTTAGGTTAATTTAGTAAAAACAGGGTCACAGCTCCTACAACAGCATAGAAATACAGAGATGAGGGGAGCATTTTCAGGAGAGCAGAATTTCAGAGAGAAATGCTGACTCTGTTAGCTACGGCCTGGCCTTGGCTAAATCCAGTGGAGATAGGAAGACTTTCTAATTTGCTTTCCCCCTTTTTTAATAATAGCTGTGTGCATAAGTAATTTATGAAAGGCCAACCAGACACTGGGCAACGGAAAATTAAACTCATTTTATCTGAAAGCAGGTGGATTTCTATTTATCATTAACATGCATAGAATTTGCACAATGTTATTTCTGCTACTGATGGAACGTAACCAAATAATGTATGAGGGTTTTTTTCTTATGCTCGAGTGAAATTCATAGATAAAGTACTAGCCTTTTGCAATTTTCTGCAAACTGAAACTAATTCTGGGAAGCTTCTTATTACAGCAGAGATTCATTTGGTTTGCATTAAAGGCAGACATAAGTGACATTAGGATTTCTCACAGATTTCATGAGATGCGTTGCTTTCTGTTAAATCATTAGGCCTGCCCCTTCCCCTACTTAAGAAGCCCCTTTCTCACATATACATAAAACTATTTATATTCTTGTCCAATGGTATAGCTTGAATATTTCTGTTACCCTGATGTGGACCATATTAAAAGATAAAACTGAGGAAAAACCAACCCAAGCAATAAGTCATGTTACATATATTTCATTTGAACACATTTCAGTGGTTGGATAAATTATAACTACCAAGTTGTTTTGATTTATGTACTATAAACACAAGTGATGCTTCACAACACCAGAGTAATATTACTGTTGTTCCTACTTAAACTTGTATTATGACTGCTTGCACTGAAATTGTTGCTCTTTACTCATTATAAAGCAAAGTGCAACCATAACTCAGTCACTCTACCATCCAACCACTTCTGAGTTTTTGCTACACTGGCGAAGTTACAGAAGATCATATGATGTGATCTCCTATTCACACTAGTCATTATTCTGATAGTAAACCATGATGCATACTGTACCTAACCCATAAAGATGCTTCACATGCATTGTTTAGTAGTGTGTTTGACTGTCTGATCATTGATACAGTACTTAAGATACCATTGTTGTGTAAGTatgtttttttctgtctgtctcctccagtATAGATTCTGGGGTTCAAAGAGATGTTTGTCCCAGCAAATGGAATGCTAATCCCAATATGATACTTATGTGTCAACAAAGGAATCCTAAAAAGCTGGTAACCCTTTCAAAGAATAGCTTGGTCTTTTATGATAGTATAATGTATTAATTTCCTCCTGTCCAAAGTTGCCTTAGGAGATGTACTGTAACTTAAATATATTTCTAAACTTGAATACTTTCCCGATATGCAGCcacacagtagtagtagtagttaacaCTGCTCAAATGATACCTCCAATGTAAAACGCTAACATAAAGGTTTATAAAAGAGGAACTTGCTCAGTTGTTACAGTTGATTCATTAATTTCACAATTCACTATGTGAAGTCAATAATATTAGAACATTTCTGCATTTATGGGGAGATTTTTGATCCAAACCCTTGTGTGTCAATGTTTCACTTGTGATTGTGGAACACTTTTGTTAAATTGGAGAAAAAGCATTAATATAGAATGTATTTTGAACCCCGGCCCTAAGTAGATTCTAAACATTTATTATGGCATGTTATCATAATATTTTGTGCAACATATTGCAAACTTCTGTTGGCCAGTTTTAAACATGTTGTTGAAGATCATAGTTAATTCTGCTGATTTATGGTAATGCAGCGGCCATATCACCCACTGCATCAGAAATACTAACAAGCTTAGTATAAGCTTTGGCTGAAATGTTATGAGGTTTGAATGTCTGGAACGGCTACGGACTGTGTAGAAAAATCTCACTTCAGCAGAAATAGAACGATTCCTGTGCTTAAAAATTTGTGCTActgcatatatttttttgcaaggaAAGGAGGTCTGGTCTTGTGAAAACGCATTGCATGTAGAAATTAGGGAGAGCGAGCATTTTTCAGAGGAGTAATCAGTTGAGAACTTACTAAATGTGCAATACTAGGTTTATAGTATACTGTAAGTAAAAGTTAAAGCTGAGATCAATATTGACTCATTTCTGATTGCAAGATGTTAAACTTTACAAATGTATACATGTGAAGTTGATGTATACCTTGAACTTTCAGTCTCACTACAAATCAGGCGTATCTGACATATAAGCATGTTATGCTTACAAGCCTCATTTATCTATGGTGCATTACAGGCAGGGGATATGCGCTTCTCTTTAACATAATACATCCTGTTTGTATCTCTGGGTTGCTCTGGGGTCTTACATTAATCTGACCATCCTTTCCCCCAGTGGCATATTCTTCATTTAGAAGAGCAGGCCAAGGTGCAACATGTAAGACCACAGTGAGAGAAGGTCTGACTTAGACATACAGTAAAGGTATAGCACCTTCAGTATAGTACAGCCACAGTACTGTCTTGGTACAGCCTTTATCTTATAAAAGTGTACTTtttaggaggagagacagagtggaAGTAGTGGAAAACAAACTGATAACCCAGCTCCAAAGTCAGCTGACTACAAACCAGTGCTGCCACTACACTCTCTTCTCTCAATAATTAATCGGCAGGTTtttataaaataacaacaaaaacccAGCAGCTGAAACCATTCTGTCTTGGGTTCCCATTTCACCCATCAAACCACTTCCCCCCTCGCCTTGAAGAAGAATTTAGTCCCTCACAGATTTGGGACTTGTTTCAGGTAACACGACAAAACGATTTATGTAAACTCTGTCAGTCAGTGTTATCAAAATTGTACATTTGGAGCTGTTAGCATGGCCTACAAAAGAAGAGAACAAAGTTGAGGACATTCTCATCTCATTACAGGAGCAGAAATAGTGGAATTAGCCTGAATCTAATTACAGGCCACACTATCTAATGTAAAAACATGCCTGttttttcattttcattcatttagACTAGTAATTAGTTTTGGCCCCAAAAATGCCACCCTTTAATCATCAAAAGGCAGATGTGATTTGCAGTCCAATATAATCTTGCTTTAATGAAGAACTAATGGACGCATTGCAAATTACTTTTTTGCTGTTGAACAGGAAGAAAAATCTATTTCCTGCTTTTGAAAAGATCAAGAGTATCTTTGATAATGGCGAGAGCAGCCCAGGCAGTTCTCCTGCATCATGCCAACAAGCTCTTTTACTCTACTGAAATTCAATAGAAAGGAGGCCACAATTAGCAACAAAGCAGCGAAAATGCATCACTACAGCAGAATTTCTCTCCATGGCTGATGGCTCAACCCTCGAGCTACCAACTCCTTGTTAGAGACAGGGCTAAAGTGTCAGTGTGGAACAATGAACCATGATAAATTACCCTCCCCAAAAAATATGTACTACTAATTTTCAATTATACTCATAATGCATCACAGATTGGAGGAACATTGGGCATGCATTGAGGACAAACAGTAATAGATTTTAATCCCGCTATGGTTTTTCTTTAGCAAGCTATGATTTTACACAGTGTGGTTTCAAGCAAAGTAGCATGCAGCTATGTAAACCACTTAAAAGACAGCACTGTTTCAAACAAACATTACAGTAAAGAGGATATTTTACAAAATATTAAGACCAAATAAGAGTGATTCAAAGCATAAGGGATGTGAAAACTGTGAAGGGTCAGACATGGTGAACATGTGTATCTCTATGTGCATGTATTTTACTAAAATGTGAGAGAGGTTGAAGCCTAATGGAAGTTGGCTTAACTCTGGAGACAGCCCTGCTGTATATCTGATTACTGGGCCAGTAATTTTCTTTCTTAAATAAGGAAAAAATTGGATAGGATGAATGAAATTTGGCTGTCATATTGCAATGATGGTACCACAGGAGATTATGTATTTCATAATCATTCATCATTTCCACTAGTGTTGGGGCTTAGCATAATGGAATTCGTAAACTGGTTTAAATCTGAAAGTGAGGACAGACTATCAGCTGGGCCCTAAATGCTTATATGGTAATTGTTCTTGAGCCCAGTGAAATATTTTTACAAGCATTTGATTTATTGATTCGATTTTTTTTCTTAGAGGGACATGTGTACACCAACATACTGTAAATACTAAAATATGACAACAGTCATAACTGATGTCTGTAATAGCTATTTTGTTGAAAAAATTGCAGGTCTTCATACTGTGATGTTTTTTCACTACATTTTCTTGTGGAAACAGTGAGAGGAAATGAGTTTGTTTTCACAAAAAGGATATCTTTGAGAAATATTAATTTAGTGTGAATTTATTGTTTAAAAATTCTACCCAAATTACTAAAACAGCAAATATAAAATCAAGTCTTTGTGTATCAGGCTCATTCCATGAAAAGAGTGCCTTTTGATATTTGAAAGAGCAACTGAAGGCAATATACAACTTCTTTAGTAGAAAACGGCTTATGAGGTAATGATATTAAAAGCATTTATTCTAGTTTAAAAATGTACTACAaaatgtaaataggatcattttggttaTAAAGCCAGTCTCGTTCAAAACTGATATTTGAGAGATAATTAGGAAAagatggtactgtatgtaatggaaTGAAGGGTACTGTAAATgttttccttgggttgggttCATTTACATCTTGCCTACAGCTagcagcacccaagtaatcatcaattcagagTGCAGCCAGCTGCACACACCCGATCTTCatgcccatggtcaatttggtttgacattcgatttccctatggggctagttagtgACCAcctgtaaattacacaatgtacatggggcaatatttaaaaaattcaatAGCTCCACATTTCAAtcacttaaaaacctcaaaccaacaataaaatgtagaaatgaatatacaaatattgaaagcatttgaGACAACTAAAATATGTGCAACATGatttattgacggtccctaactagccccacagataggctatccaaagtcagaCCAACTGTCACGGTTGCACCcagccggctgaagctaattggcgaaaTAAGATTGCTAGCTAGTCtaagctacttccagacacaagaaCTGTTTAAAATTATCTACAAGGGTAAGTGACTGTATCTGTGTACTGCTTTGGCAGAGTGAACGTACAAACGCGCAGGGTTGCCATGTCTGCAGTTTTCTTTCAAATTGAGCGACTTTGAAAGCGATGTTGCTGGTGAA is a window of Salvelinus sp. IW2-2015 linkage group LG13, ASM291031v2, whole genome shotgun sequence DNA encoding:
- the LOC111972184 gene encoding tetratricopeptide repeat protein 14 isoform X2; amino-acid sequence: MDRDLLRQTLSHHGQSLFTHLKCEQSENPDFKAIEPDLSKASYQRKYGGEDNALVEQFIARKADILFAPSWKSSALMEDVLEEEGEEPYAIMPPLEQFMEVSFEERRNLLYRDIERGDIVIGRINSIRDFGFFVTLICMGGGLERDIEDLELTALCPLRDVPSNGNHDDPLSYYQLNDLIRAGVKDIDRYHEKITISLQPSSLSPNLMNLKLGVFSRDDLPLQYSRSVRVANDNTETYERVLEGSLGYSNPSNVEYLLGKIGVSDTQPPSLMRGLQSKHFLEEDFATTIRKKQSVSWALKCVRVGVDHFKSGRHVEAMNEYNKALEIDTNNVEALVARGALYANKGSLLKAITDFELALESCPTHRNAKKYLCQTLVERGGQLEEEEKLVTAEGLYRKALALDDSFQDAKEALKKIELLIQKSLKLREEAAAKEAEKAKNVETSAEKLRKILKEEKRMKRKQKRSSSSSSSSSSSSDRSSSGRRKSKKKKRKHRRSSRGKKHQQVSSRDNRSVADDEEEWYPAPPNTSASFLDQKSSVVRPFEGPERTEEGSQPPSKGRSHSYRSLSSVSDAPDSSRFEDDPFDSSPQRAEGSKGKGVRGDKTSDGDVKKREGSRGQEDQSGLQDVPSSLEKVKHRRMSSSSAGSEHSRKSDQYTNDLPSQSHISTYRRSDSGKYGSTARGDKKEQERGTRRSDGGDYRSSTDATRNGKGSSAGGSQKKELPTNLLDLFSQIAQFEREKCVKPKK
- the LOC111972184 gene encoding tetratricopeptide repeat protein 14 isoform X1, translating into MDRDLLRQTLSHHGQSLFTHLKCEQSENPDFKAIEPDLSKASYQRKYGGEDNALVEQFIARKADILFAPSWKSSALMEDVLEEEGEEPYAIMPPLEQFMEVSFEERRNLLYRDIERGDIVIGRINSIRDFGFFVTLICMGGGLERDIEDLELTALCPLRDVPSNGNHDDPLSYYQLNDLIRAGVKDIDRYHEKITISLQPSSLSPNLMNLKLGVFSRDDLPLQYSRSVRVANDNTETYERVLEGSLGYSNPSNVEYLLGKIGVSDTQPPSLMRGLQSKHFLEEDFATTIRKKQSVSWALKCVRVGVDHFKSGRHVEAMNEYNKALEIDTNNVEALVARGALYANKGSLLKAITDFELALESCPTHRNAKKYLCQTLVERGGQLEEEEKLVTAEGLYRKALALDDSFQDAKEALKKIELLIQKSLKLREEAAAKEAEKAKNVETSAEKLRKILKEEKRYIHTNPSERMKRKQKRSSSSSSSSSSSSDRSSSGRRKSKKKKRKHRRSSRGKKHQQVSSRDNRSVADDEEEWYPAPPNTSASFLDQKSSVVRPFEGPERTEEGSQPPSKGRSHSYRSLSSVSDAPDSSRFEDDPFDSSPQRAEGSKGKGVRGDKTSDGDVKKREGSRGQEDQSGLQDVPSSLEKVKHRRMSSSSAGSEHSRKSDQYTNDLPSQSHISTYRRSDSGKYGSTARGDKKEQERGTRRSDGGDYRSSTDATRNGKGSSAGGSQKKELPTNLLDLFSQIAQFEREKCVKPKK